The Caulobacter vibrioides sequence TTCGCCGACCGCCAGCAGGACGATATCGGCGGCCTGCGCGGCGGCGACCGCGCGCTCGAAGCCGCCGGCGATGGTGGTCTCGACTTCGCAGCCGCGCTCGACGATGAGGCTGGCGGGATCCGCCATCTGGGCGCGCAGGCCAGTGGCGAGGTCCACGTTCAGCCTGCGATCGGCGAAGAAGCCGCCCCAGGCGCCCAGCACGTTGTCGCGGTCATCGGCGAACGGCCCGATCAAGGCCAGCCGCTTGCCCACCTTCGGCAGGGGCAGCAGGTTCTGGTCGTTCTTCAGCAGCACGATCGAGCGAGCGCCGGATTCGCGGCTGAGCGCGCGCATCGCGGGCGTGGCGGTGTGCTTGCGCTCGACCTCGGGATCCAGAGACCGATACGGGTTGTCGAAGAGGCCGATGGCCTCCTTCAACGCCAGGACGCGCCGGACAGCCTGGTCCACGGCCTCGACGGGCACCGCGCCGGAAGCGACCAGTTCAGGCAGATAGCGGATGTAGAGACCGCTCTGCATGCTGATGTCGATGCCCGCCAGAAGGGCCAGTCGGGCGGCGTCGCGATCGTCGGCCGCATAGCCGTGCGCCACCAGCTCCTGGTCGGCGGTGTAGTCCGAGATCACGACCCCCTTGAAGCCCCACTCCCCGCGCAGCACGTCGGTCAGCAAGCGACGATTGGCGGTGGCCGGAACGCCGTTGATGTCGTTGAAGGCCGACATCGTCGTCATCGCCCCGGCGGCGAACGACGCCTGGAACGGCGGCAAGTGCGTCTCGCGCAGCGTCGCCTCGGACATCTCGACCGCGTTGTACTCCATGCCCGCCATCACCGCGCCATAGCCGGCGAAGTGCTTGGGCGTCGCCAGCATGCTGTCGTCAGCCTTCAGGTCACGTCCCTGGAAGCCTCGCACGCGGGCGGCGGCCATGACTTCGCCCAGATAGACGTCCTCGCCCGAGCCTTCGGCCACGCGCCCCCAGCGCTGATCGCGCGCCACGTCGACCATCGGCGCGAACGTCCAGTGAAGGCCCGACGCCGAGGCTTCGACCGCCGCCGCCCGCGCCGTCCGCTCGGCCAGGTGCGGATCGAAACTGGCCGCCTCGGCCAGCGAGATGGGGTAGACGGTCCGGAAGCCGTGAATGACGTCGGCGGCGAACAGCAGCGGGATCTTCAGGCGCGAACCTTCGACCGCCGCCTTCTGGGTCTCGAGCGCGGCCTGGGCGCCGACGCCGTTCATCAGCGTCCCGATCCGTCCCGCCTTGATCTCGGCCGTCAGCGTCTGGGCGTTGCGGATATTGACCAGCGGATTGATGTCGCCGATCGGCGGGCGGATCATGTCGGCGAAGCACGAAAGCTGGCCGGCCTTCTCCTCGAGGGTCATCTGGGCCAGCAGGGCCTCGATACGCCCCGAAGCCCGCGCGAAGGCCGGGGGCGCCGTCACGGCCAGACCCGCCAGCGCCCCTGCGCCAGACAGGAATCCGCGTCGGCTCGGCCCCACGGGGCCGCCGGTCTTCGTCTTCAAAACCATGGAATCCCCCGGCGACGCTTCACGAGGCGGGCAAACTCGCCGCTAAAGCGTCACCGTGCAACCGCGCTCGCCTATTCGGCCGCGTGGAGCACGGCGGCGGGCGACGCGCCTGGAGCGTTGTAGGCCTCAAGGTCGAGGATGCCCTCGCGCTTGGCCACCAGGGTCGGGACCAGCGCCTGCCCCGCGACGTTCACCGCCGTGCGGCCCATGTCCAGGATCGGGTCGATGGCCAGCAAAAGCCCCGCCCCTTCCAGCGGCAGGCCCAGGGTGGACAGGGTCAGGGTCAGCATCACCATCGCGCCGGTCAGCCCCGCTGTCGCCGCCGAGCCGATCACCGACACGAAGACGATCAGCAGATAGTCTGACCAGACCAGATGCACCCCAAAGAACTGGGCGACAAAGATCGCGGCGATGGCCGGATAGATGGCCGCGCAGCCGTCCATCTTGGTGGTCGCGCCCAGCGGCACGGCGAAGGCGGCGTAGGCGCGCGGTACGCCCAGACGCGTCTCGGTGATGGTTTCAGTCACCGGCAGTGTGCCGATGGACGAGCGCGACACAAAGGCCAGTTGGATCGCCGGCCAGGCGCCCTGGAAGAAGCGGATCGGGTTCAGGCCGTTCAGCGCCAGCAAGGCCGGATAGACGACCAGCAACACGAGGCCTAGCCCCGCATAGATGGCCACGGTGAACGCGCCCAACTGCCCCAGGGTCGTCCAGCCGTACTGGGCGACGGCGTTGCCAAACAGACCCACCGTACCGATCGGCGTCAGGCGGATCACCCACCACAGCACCTTGCGCACAATGGCCAGGGCCGAGGCGTTGAACTTCAGGAACGCTTCGCCCGCCTCGCCGACCTTGAGGGCTGCGACGCCGGTGACCAGCGAGATGACCACGATCTGCAGGACGTTGAACGACAGCGACGTACTGGCCGCCCCCGCGTCGGAGATCTTCGTCGAGGCGGCGATGCCCAGGATGTTCACGGGCACGAGACCCGTCAGGAAATCTAGCCACGAGCCATGCGTCTTGGGCGCCTTGGCGGCGGCGGCGTCGAGGCTGGCGTGCAGACCAGGCTGGAGGACGAGGCCCAAGGCGATCCCGATCAGCACCGAGATCAGGGCCGTGACCGCGAACCAGAACAGCGTCCGCCACACCAGGCGCGCGGCGTTCTGCATCTGGGCGATGTTGGCGATGCTGGCGACGATCGCGGTGAACACCAGCGGCGGGACCAGGACCCGCAACAGCTGGATGAAGATCTGCCCCACCTGACGCAGGGTCTCCGCCAAGGCGTAGCCGCCCTGCCCTTCGGCCGGCCCCCAGTAGCGAGCCAGCAGCCCCAGGCCCAAGCCCGCGACCATGGCGATCAGGACCTGGGCCCCGAACCCGCTGATGAAGCGGCTGCTCTTGGTCTGCGTGGCGGCCATGACATTCCTCGACAATCGTATCGCCGTGCAATGTCGTGCCGCGTGATGGGAATTACGAGCGAGGTTTTTCCCAGGGCGCCCCCAGGAAATCTGAAGCGCCTGAAAGCGTGGCGCTCTCGACGTTGGCGCCCCGCACATCGCCTCAAAAAAGAACCCCGGGAGGACGAACCTCCCGGGGGCGCTTGCAGGGCAGTCTCAGGCGAAGGGCTAGTGGCCGCTGGCCACGCCCTCCTGGATCTCGTGGGTCGGGGCCTTCTTGGCGACCAGGGCGAACCACAGGACGTAGACGTAGCAGACCAGCGGGGCCGCAAAGCCCATGGCCATCGAACCGGTCATCTCTTCGATCTTGGCGAAGGCCAACGGCAGGAAGGCGCCGCCGACGATGGCCATGCAAAGCAGGCCAGAGGTCGCCGAGGTCGGCGCCGACGAGCGCTGCAGGGTCAGGGTGAAGATCGTCGGGAACATGATCGAGTTGAACAGGCCGATCAGCAGCGCCGCAAAGGCCGGGATCAGGCCCGAGGTCACCGGGGCCGAGGCCAGCAGCAGGTTCACCGTGCCGGCGTGGGCCGAAGGCGTCATGTCCTTGGTCAGGATCACGACCAGGCACAGGCCGATCGCGCCCACGGCCACGATGGCCAGCATGACGTAGTCCTTGATGGTCTTCAGCAGGGCCGAGCCGGCGAAGCGGCCGATCATGGCGAAGACCATGTAGAAGGTCGTGAGCTTGCCCGCTTGCTCCGCAGAGATGTCGAGGATGTGCGACTGCTCAAGGAACAGCAGCAGGTGCAGCGAGATCGCCACCTCGGCGCCGACATAGAGGAAGATGCCGATCGCGCCGAGGTTCGCCCACTTGGACGTCAGGGCGGTGAACGGATTGACCAGTTGGCCGGTCTTGGGGGCGGCGTCGGTGATCTTCTGGCGGACCATGAAGATCAGCAGTATGAACAGCGCCAGACCCAGGCCGATGGCCAGATAGACGTTGCTGACAAAGCCCAGCGCCTGCTCGCGCATGGCGTCGGTGATCACGACGTCCTTCTCGAAGATCTCGCCCTTGAGCAGGAAGTTCGCGCCGAACCACAGGCCGCAGGCCGCGCCCAGCGAGTTGAAGGCCTGCGACAGGTTCAGGCGGAACGAGGATTCCTCGGGCTTGCCCATCGAGGCGATCAGCGGGTTGGCCGCGACCTGCAGCAGCGTGACGCCCGAAGCCATCACGAACAGGCCCACCAGGAAGACGCCGAAAGTGTGCAGCTTGGCCGCGGCGATGGCGATGAAGCAGCCGGCGACGATGCCGCCCAGGCCCACCATCACCGAGCGGGCGTAGCCCAGCTTGGACAGGAACGCCGCCGACGGCAGCGACATGATCCCGTAGGCGATGAAGAAGGCGAAGCCCGTCAGGCTGGCCTCGACCGGCGTCAGGGTGAAGACCGTCT is a genomic window containing:
- a CDS encoding sugar MFS transporter, whose product is MTDSAIAKSTTKGGGVKLAVVYVTCLFFIWALVTNLLDPLLKTMKTVFTLTPVEASLTGFAFFIAYGIMSLPSAAFLSKLGYARSVMVGLGGIVAGCFIAIAAAKLHTFGVFLVGLFVMASGVTLLQVAANPLIASMGKPEESSFRLNLSQAFNSLGAACGLWFGANFLLKGEIFEKDVVITDAMREQALGFVSNVYLAIGLGLALFILLIFMVRQKITDAAPKTGQLVNPFTALTSKWANLGAIGIFLYVGAEVAISLHLLLFLEQSHILDISAEQAGKLTTFYMVFAMIGRFAGSALLKTIKDYVMLAIVAVGAIGLCLVVILTKDMTPSAHAGTVNLLLASAPVTSGLIPAFAALLIGLFNSIMFPTIFTLTLQRSSAPTSATSGLLCMAIVGGAFLPLAFAKIEEMTGSMAMGFAAPLVCYVYVLWFALVAKKAPTHEIQEGVASGH
- a CDS encoding dicarboxylate/amino acid:cation symporter, whose protein sequence is MAATQTKSSRFISGFGAQVLIAMVAGLGLGLLARYWGPAEGQGGYALAETLRQVGQIFIQLLRVLVPPLVFTAIVASIANIAQMQNAARLVWRTLFWFAVTALISVLIGIALGLVLQPGLHASLDAAAAKAPKTHGSWLDFLTGLVPVNILGIAASTKISDAGAASTSLSFNVLQIVVISLVTGVAALKVGEAGEAFLKFNASALAIVRKVLWWVIRLTPIGTVGLFGNAVAQYGWTTLGQLGAFTVAIYAGLGLVLLVVYPALLALNGLNPIRFFQGAWPAIQLAFVSRSSIGTLPVTETITETRLGVPRAYAAFAVPLGATTKMDGCAAIYPAIAAIFVAQFFGVHLVWSDYLLIVFVSVIGSAATAGLTGAMVMLTLTLSTLGLPLEGAGLLLAIDPILDMGRTAVNVAGQALVPTLVAKREGILDLEAYNAPGASPAAVLHAAE
- a CDS encoding glycoside hydrolase family 3 N-terminal domain-containing protein is translated as MVLKTKTGGPVGPSRRGFLSGAGALAGLAVTAPPAFARASGRIEALLAQMTLEEKAGQLSCFADMIRPPIGDINPLVNIRNAQTLTAEIKAGRIGTLMNGVGAQAALETQKAAVEGSRLKIPLLFAADVIHGFRTVYPISLAEAASFDPHLAERTARAAAVEASASGLHWTFAPMVDVARDQRWGRVAEGSGEDVYLGEVMAAARVRGFQGRDLKADDSMLATPKHFAGYGAVMAGMEYNAVEMSEATLRETHLPPFQASFAAGAMTTMSAFNDINGVPATANRRLLTDVLRGEWGFKGVVISDYTADQELVAHGYAADDRDAARLALLAGIDISMQSGLYIRYLPELVASGAVPVEAVDQAVRRVLALKEAIGLFDNPYRSLDPEVERKHTATPAMRALSRESGARSIVLLKNDQNLLPLPKVGKRLALIGPFADDRDNVLGAWGGFFADRRLNVDLATGLRAQMADPASLIVERGCEVETTIAGGFERAVAAAQAADIVLLAVGESQDMTGEAKSRTDIRIPAVQQRLAEAIAATGKPVVVLLRHGRAIALEGVVRDAPAIVATWFLGSEMGNAVADVLFGTVNPSGRLPVSFPLDSGQQPFFYNSRSTGRPAPADPNAQEYKARWRSIRNDALYPFGFGLGYAGFALSDLKLSATRLGWDETLRISAKVQNTGQVHGEHVVQLYIRDRVASRTRPVRELKGFQRVALPPGAAHEVRFELKRENLMFVGDNDYWIVEPGLFDVWVANSCVDGLVGGFELLPPNRE